Proteins encoded in a region of the Flavobacteriaceae bacterium HL-DH10 genome:
- a CDS encoding polyprenyl synthetase family protein gives MLSIEKYQHVFVEYLEKYSAVKEPETLYSPIQYILNLGGKRLRPVLTLMTSEVFNQDYKKALNAALSIEVFHNFSLIHDDIMDDAPLRRGKATVHEKWDVNTGILSGDAMLIMAYQLFENYDAKTFQALAKLFSKTALEVCEGQQYDVDFETRNDVTIDEYLKMIEYKTAVLVAAAMQMGAIVANASIEDQNNIYQFGKNLGIAFQLQDDYLDAFGDPKTFGKQVGGDIIENKKTYLYIKALEFSNENDKAELKQLFSSNPEDISTKIEVAKQYFESSGSAEVTKIAIEEYTQKAFTVLESINISEEKKALLKAFGNSLMNRTV, from the coding sequence ATGCTTTCAATAGAAAAATACCAACATGTTTTTGTTGAATATTTAGAAAAATATTCAGCTGTTAAAGAACCAGAAACTTTATATAGTCCTATTCAATATATTTTGAATTTAGGAGGAAAGAGATTGCGTCCGGTTCTAACTTTAATGACTTCTGAAGTTTTTAATCAAGATTATAAAAAGGCTTTAAATGCTGCTTTAAGTATAGAGGTATTTCATAATTTTTCTCTAATTCACGATGATATTATGGATGATGCACCTTTAAGAAGAGGTAAAGCTACGGTGCATGAAAAATGGGATGTAAATACAGGAATTCTTTCTGGTGATGCCATGTTAATTATGGCGTATCAGTTATTTGAAAATTATGATGCCAAAACATTTCAAGCATTGGCGAAACTTTTTAGTAAAACAGCTTTAGAAGTTTGTGAAGGACAACAATATGATGTCGATTTTGAAACGAGAAATGATGTTACTATTGACGAGTATTTAAAAATGATTGAATATAAAACAGCTGTTTTAGTTGCAGCTGCTATGCAAATGGGAGCTATTGTTGCAAATGCTTCAATTGAAGATCAAAACAATATTTACCAGTTTGGCAAAAACTTAGGTATTGCATTTCAATTACAAGATGATTATTTAGATGCATTTGGCGATCCAAAAACGTTTGGAAAACAAGTAGGAGGTGATATTATTGAGAATAAAAAAACGTATTTATATATTAAAGCTTTAGAATTTTCAAATGAAAACGATAAAGCTGAATTAAAACAGCTTTTTTCATCAAACCCAGAAGATATTTCTACCAAAATTGAAGTAGCAAAGCAGTATTTTGAATCATCGGGCTCTGCTGAAGTTACTAAAATAGCCATTGAAGAGTATACACAAAAGGCTTTTACAGTTTTAGAATCTATAAATATATCTGAAGAGAAAAAGGCATTATTAAAAGCTTTTGG